From one Catellatospora sp. IY07-71 genomic stretch:
- a CDS encoding polysaccharide lyase family 1 protein produces MQEAHVPPRRSRRARSALAAGVSTAVAALVISVGAVAANAATLFSDDFNDGNATGWTTSGGSWSVSSGAYSQSSTGASAKALAGSTSWSTATVSARVRPDTFSGSSSRGVGIAARAQSTSNFYALVLTGSTVQLRKGSTTTLASAPFTASAGTWYTLSLSANGSSLVGSVNGAQLVSASDGSYATGRAGLLANYTAASFDDVLATDAAGPSPSSPPASPSTPASPSSSPPPPSPSASTSPPPPPTGLVGWASQAGGTTGGGTGPTVTVSSWADLRTQAQAAGARTILVNGMLSGSGTIEVTANKTIRGVGAGSGVSGTTLNIEDMHPANVIIQNLNIRGVPGGDAIQIENATHIWIDHNTLSSTIESDVDFYDGMIDITHAGDYITVSWNIIRDHWKTSLVGHSDGNSGEDTGHLRITYHHNWFDRTFERSPRVRFGETVHVFNNYYTNVNNNSSSYAIASTMNAGVLVEGNVFENVQQACWSASGYADSDPGRLVARDNSLTNSGPCETNGSVAAVPYGYTAQSSGTVKASVTAGAGAGKL; encoded by the coding sequence GTGCAGGAAGCGCACGTCCCCCCGCGGCGGAGCAGGCGCGCCCGCAGCGCCCTGGCCGCCGGTGTCAGCACGGCCGTCGCGGCGCTGGTCATCAGCGTCGGCGCGGTCGCCGCCAACGCGGCCACGCTGTTCTCCGACGACTTCAACGACGGCAACGCCACCGGCTGGACCACCTCCGGCGGCAGCTGGTCGGTCTCGTCCGGCGCGTACTCGCAGTCGAGCACCGGCGCGAGCGCCAAGGCGCTGGCCGGGTCCACGTCCTGGTCCACGGCCACCGTCTCGGCCAGGGTCCGGCCCGACACGTTCAGCGGCTCGTCGTCGCGCGGCGTCGGCATCGCCGCCCGCGCGCAGAGCACGTCCAACTTCTACGCGCTCGTGCTCACCGGCAGCACGGTGCAGCTGCGCAAGGGCAGCACGACCACGCTGGCCTCGGCGCCGTTCACGGCGTCGGCGGGCACCTGGTACACGCTGTCGCTCAGCGCGAACGGCAGCTCGCTCGTCGGCTCGGTCAACGGCGCGCAGCTGGTGTCGGCCTCGGACGGCTCGTACGCCACCGGGCGCGCCGGGCTGCTGGCCAACTACACGGCGGCCTCGTTCGACGACGTCCTGGCGACGGACGCGGCCGGCCCGAGCCCGTCCTCTCCCCCGGCGTCGCCGTCCACGCCCGCCTCGCCGTCCAGCTCACCGCCGCCGCCCTCGCCGTCGGCCAGCACCAGCCCGCCGCCGCCCCCGACCGGCCTGGTCGGCTGGGCAAGCCAGGCCGGCGGCACCACGGGCGGTGGCACCGGCCCGACGGTCACCGTGTCCAGCTGGGCCGACCTGCGCACCCAGGCGCAGGCCGCGGGCGCCCGGACGATCCTGGTCAACGGCATGCTCAGCGGCTCGGGCACCATCGAGGTCACCGCCAACAAGACGATCCGCGGCGTCGGCGCGGGCTCGGGCGTCTCCGGGACCACCCTCAACATCGAGGACATGCACCCGGCCAACGTGATCATCCAGAACCTGAACATCCGCGGGGTGCCCGGCGGCGACGCGATCCAGATCGAGAACGCCACCCACATCTGGATCGACCACAACACGCTGTCCAGCACCATCGAGAGCGACGTCGACTTCTACGACGGCATGATCGACATCACCCACGCCGGCGACTACATCACCGTGTCGTGGAACATCATCCGCGACCACTGGAAGACCTCGCTGGTCGGGCACTCCGACGGCAACTCCGGCGAGGACACCGGGCACCTGCGGATCACGTACCACCACAACTGGTTCGACCGGACCTTCGAGCGCAGCCCCCGGGTGCGCTTCGGCGAGACGGTCCACGTGTTCAACAACTACTACACCAACGTCAACAACAACTCGTCGTCGTACGCCATCGCGTCCACCATGAACGCCGGGGTGCTCGTCGAGGGCAACGTGTTCGAGAACGTGCAGCAGGCATGCTGGTCGGCCAGCGGCTACGCCGACTCCGATCCCGGCCGGCTGGTCGCCCGGGACAACTCGCTGACCAACTCCGGCCCGTGCGAGACCAACGGCTCGGTGGCCGCGGTCCCCTACGGCTACACCGCCCAGAGCTCCGGCACCGTGAAGGCGTCCGTCACGGCGGGCGCGGGGGCGGGCAAGCTCTGA
- a CDS encoding helix-turn-helix transcriptional regulator — translation MLRIHFTAADLGAVRLAADADPLWESLLSQHLLRGGATPPVLGDWRAAATARLTPQMRALMGLAPPTGYSADFLTPTSGVRDIAAGIDAVLATPLEHLRADLHRLVTRRPSSGWLRRLADGDRRALSALAAVMRSYFDAVLSPHWELIASQVAAARARGARRMVDGGVDRLLTTLHPAVRWEAPTLHVAYPVDRDLHLDGRGLVLMPSFFCRRTPVTLRAADRPPVLVYPIDDELGWAAGPAAAPGDRLLALLGTTRAAVLRTVALHPHGCTTGELAARVRVSLSSASEHATTLRRAGLLWARPCGRHTLHTVTPLGYALLDGASRAER, via the coding sequence ATGCTGCGCATACACTTCACCGCCGCGGACCTGGGCGCGGTGCGGCTCGCCGCCGACGCCGATCCGCTGTGGGAGTCCCTGCTGAGCCAGCACCTGCTGCGCGGCGGCGCGACGCCGCCGGTGCTCGGCGACTGGCGGGCGGCCGCGACCGCCCGGCTCACCCCGCAGATGCGTGCGCTGATGGGCCTGGCCCCGCCGACCGGCTACTCGGCCGACTTCCTCACCCCGACCAGTGGCGTACGCGACATCGCGGCGGGCATCGACGCGGTGCTCGCCACGCCCCTGGAGCACCTGCGCGCCGACCTGCACCGGCTGGTGACCCGGCGGCCGTCGTCGGGCTGGCTGCGGCGGCTGGCCGACGGCGACCGGCGGGCGCTGAGCGCGCTGGCCGCGGTGATGCGCTCCTACTTCGACGCGGTGCTGAGCCCGCACTGGGAGCTCATCGCCAGCCAGGTCGCCGCGGCGCGGGCGCGCGGCGCGCGGCGCATGGTGGACGGCGGGGTGGACCGGCTGCTCACGACGCTGCACCCGGCGGTGCGCTGGGAGGCGCCGACCCTGCACGTCGCCTACCCGGTCGACCGTGACCTGCACCTGGACGGGCGCGGCCTGGTGCTGATGCCGTCGTTCTTCTGCCGGCGGACGCCGGTCACGCTGCGGGCGGCGGACCGGCCGCCGGTGCTGGTGTATCCGATCGACGACGAGCTCGGCTGGGCGGCCGGCCCCGCGGCGGCACCCGGCGACCGCCTGCTCGCGCTGCTGGGCACGACCCGGGCCGCGGTGCTGCGTACCGTCGCGCTCCACCCGCACGGCTGCACCACCGGCGAGCTGGCCGCGCGGGTGCGGGTCTCGCTGTCCAGCGCCAGCGAGCACGCGACCACGCTGCGCCGGGCCGGGTTGCTGTGGGCGCGGCCGTGCGGCAGGCACACCCTGCACACCGTCACGCCCCTGGGCTACGCGCTGCTCGACGGAGCGTCACGGGCCGAGAGGTAA